From Proteiniborus sp. MB09-C3, the proteins below share one genomic window:
- a CDS encoding type I restriction endonuclease yields the protein MARTPVELTEKGFEEYVEEHLLKSGYVKGNSNDYNKEFAFDTKILFDFLEDTQPKKMERLKEIYKDQYQFKVLNRLNRELNNRGMIDVLRHGIKDYGVYLDLAYFQPASKLNEKTVKLYEKNRISVTRQVRYSTKNENSIDMLICINGLPVIVLELKNPFTGQTYEDAIIQFKKDRSPNELLFQFKKRAIVFFAVDTGEVYMATRLSGDKTFFLPFNKGCDGGKGNPDNPDGLKTAYLWEEILRKDSLMDILKKFVFIETGEKKDIDGNIVTSETIIFPRYHQLDAVRKMEADAKEKRVGTNYLVQHSAGSGKTYSISWLAHRLANLHDDEDNPVFDSVIVITDRRVLDRQLQDSIYQLEHKHGVVEKIDKDSNQLADAIQGGTRIIISTLQKFPFIIEKVGELGNHKYAVIIDEAHSSSAGENMASLREVLSVSSLEEAAKLDEELEGKEYDPDEEILKVIKKRGKQPNISFFAFTATPKAKTLEMFGTIGEDGLPHPFHLYSMRQAIEEGFILDVLQNYVTYETYFKLAKKIEDDPAFDKAKATKALTRYVSLHPHNIAQKTEIMVEHFRNVTRHKIGGRAKAMVVTSSRLHAVRYKHAFDEYIKKKGYRDMKTLVAFSGTVKDDEVDYTESGMNKFKESELPDRFATDEYQVLLVAEKYQTGFDQPLLHTMYVDKKLSGVKAVQTLSRLNRTCGGKDDTFILDFVNKAEDIQEAFKPYYQATIVEEVTEPNLLYDIETMLNASSVYLKEELDRFIHIYFKPKDKKTSGDRAILNHLIDIAVERFKKLDEQHKEDFSSQATKFIRLYSFILQITPFEDVELHKLYVYLTYLLKKLPKEKGSTIHLADEIALEYYAAKKTFEGSISLTSDDENVPVTPVKFAGTGVKEEQEDYLSSIIRRLNNRFGTDFTKADQLSVEQIKEDFAADEDLVQKAKTNTIDDFRFAFEKVFINKVIDRMDQNQSFFTRVLDDEQFKNALMEYMLVETYEKLNNRE from the coding sequence ATGGCTAGAACTCCAGTGGAACTTACAGAAAAGGGCTTTGAAGAATATGTTGAAGAACATCTTTTAAAATCTGGATATGTGAAGGGTAATTCTAACGACTATAACAAAGAGTTTGCCTTTGACACAAAAATCCTATTTGACTTCTTAGAGGATACTCAGCCCAAGAAAATGGAGCGATTGAAAGAAATCTATAAAGACCAGTATCAATTTAAGGTGTTAAACCGATTAAATCGGGAACTTAATAATCGTGGCATGATTGATGTATTAAGGCATGGGATTAAAGACTATGGGGTATACTTAGACCTTGCTTATTTTCAGCCTGCCAGCAAATTAAATGAGAAAACAGTTAAACTTTATGAAAAGAATCGCATATCTGTTACTAGACAAGTACGCTACAGCACTAAAAACGAAAACAGCATTGATATGCTTATCTGTATCAATGGACTTCCAGTTATTGTACTTGAACTTAAAAATCCTTTCACTGGTCAAACTTATGAAGATGCAATAATTCAATTTAAGAAAGATAGAAGCCCCAATGAACTATTATTCCAGTTTAAGAAAAGAGCCATTGTATTCTTTGCAGTAGATACCGGGGAAGTCTATATGGCTACAAGGCTTTCTGGGGACAAGACTTTCTTCTTACCCTTTAATAAAGGGTGTGATGGAGGAAAGGGAAATCCTGATAATCCTGATGGACTTAAAACTGCTTACCTTTGGGAAGAGATACTTAGGAAGGATAGCCTGATGGATATATTAAAGAAGTTTGTATTTATAGAGACTGGGGAAAAGAAAGATATAGACGGAAATATCGTAACCTCAGAAACTATCATATTTCCAAGATATCACCAATTGGATGCAGTAAGAAAAATGGAAGCCGATGCAAAGGAAAAGAGGGTAGGAACAAATTATCTTGTACAGCACAGTGCAGGTTCAGGAAAAACCTACTCTATTTCTTGGCTTGCCCATAGACTTGCTAACCTTCATGATGATGAGGATAATCCTGTATTTGATTCTGTTATTGTTATTACCGACAGAAGGGTTTTGGACAGGCAACTACAGGACAGCATTTATCAATTAGAGCATAAACATGGGGTTGTTGAAAAAATAGATAAAGACTCCAATCAATTGGCCGATGCCATCCAAGGTGGAACGAGAATTATTATTTCTACCCTGCAAAAATTCCCATTTATTATTGAAAAGGTTGGGGAATTAGGAAATCATAAATATGCAGTAATTATCGATGAAGCCCATTCCAGCAGTGCAGGAGAGAATATGGCTTCTTTAAGGGAAGTGCTATCAGTAAGTAGTCTTGAAGAAGCAGCAAAACTAGATGAAGAGTTGGAAGGCAAAGAGTACGACCCAGATGAAGAGATATTAAAGGTCATAAAGAAAAGGGGAAAACAGCCAAATATCAGTTTCTTTGCCTTTACGGCAACGCCTAAAGCAAAGACCCTTGAGATGTTTGGAACCATAGGTGAAGATGGACTACCCCATCCCTTCCATTTATATTCTATGAGACAGGCAATTGAAGAAGGATTCATACTAGATGTACTTCAAAACTATGTTACATATGAAACCTATTTTAAACTGGCAAAGAAAATAGAAGATGACCCTGCTTTTGACAAGGCTAAGGCCACAAAAGCACTTACAAGATATGTTAGTCTTCATCCCCATAACATCGCTCAAAAGACTGAAATCATGGTAGAACACTTTAGAAACGTAACTAGACATAAAATAGGGGGAAGAGCCAAGGCAATGGTTGTGACCAGTTCTAGGCTTCATGCTGTACGCTATAAGCATGCTTTTGATGAATATATCAAAAAGAAAGGCTACAGAGATATGAAAACCTTAGTAGCCTTTTCAGGAACCGTAAAGGATGATGAAGTAGATTATACTGAAAGTGGTATGAACAAATTTAAGGAGTCTGAACTTCCAGACCGCTTTGCCACTGATGAATATCAAGTGCTGTTAGTTGCGGAAAAGTATCAGACAGGCTTTGACCAGCCCCTTTTACATACTATGTATGTAGACAAAAAGTTGTCGGGAGTTAAAGCAGTACAGACTTTATCAAGGCTTAACAGAACCTGCGGGGGAAAAGATGATACCTTTATCCTCGACTTTGTAAATAAGGCAGAGGATATTCAAGAAGCCTTCAAACCCTACTATCAGGCAACTATCGTAGAAGAAGTGACAGAGCCCAATCTTCTTTATGATATTGAAACTATGCTAAATGCATCTAGCGTGTATTTAAAAGAAGAATTGGATAGGTTTATTCATATATACTTTAAGCCAAAGGATAAAAAGACTTCTGGAGACAGGGCAATATTAAACCATTTGATAGATATAGCCGTAGAAAGGTTTAAAAAGTTGGATGAACAGCATAAAGAGGATTTTAGTAGCCAAGCAACGAAATTCATAAGACTTTATTCCTTCATCCTTCAAATCACGCCTTTTGAAGATGTAGAACTCCATAAGTTATATGTATACTTAACATATCTACTTAAAAAACTGCCAAAGGAAAAAGGTTCTACTATTCACCTAGCAGATGAAATTGCTTTGGAGTATTATGCTGCAAAAAAGACATTTGAAGGGAGTATTTCTCTAACTTCTGATGATGAAAATGTACCAGTTACACCTGTAAAATTTGCAGGAACAGGAGTAAAAGAAGAACAGGAAGATTATCTTTCAAGTATTATTCGGCGACTTAATAATCGGTTTGGAACGGACTTTACAAAAGCCGACCAGTTATCCGTAGAGCAGATTAAAGAGGATTTTGCCGCTGATGAGGATTTGGTTCAAAAGGCTAAGACAAATACCATTGATGATTTTAGGTTTGCTTTTGAGAAAGTTTTTATCAATAAAGTTATTGATAGGATGGACCAGAACCAATCCTTCTTTACCCGTGTTTTGGATGATGAGCAGTTCAAGAATGCCCTTATGGAGTATATGTTGGTTGAGACTTATGAGAAGTTAAACAACAGGGAGTAG
- a CDS encoding DNA-deoxyinosine glycosylase: MTTSFEPIIDKNCKILILGTMPSVMSLEKQQYYGNKRNQFWKIIYGLFNKEVEEDYENRKTFLLNQHIAIWDVLKSCDREGSSDSKIINPVSNDFETFFNQYPGIKTVFFNGSKAEELFIKLVIGKMCLKKGLLFYRLPSTSPANAIRFKDKLEQWKVILSYLDSLIVASKHL, from the coding sequence ATGACTACATCTTTTGAACCAATTATTGATAAAAATTGTAAAATACTAATTTTGGGGACTATGCCTAGTGTAATGTCCCTTGAAAAACAACAATATTATGGAAATAAGCGAAATCAGTTTTGGAAGATAATATATGGGCTTTTTAATAAAGAAGTTGAAGAAGATTATGAGAATAGGAAGACATTCTTATTGAACCAACACATTGCTATTTGGGATGTGTTGAAAAGTTGTGATAGAGAAGGAAGTAGTGATTCAAAAATAATTAATCCTGTTTCTAATGATTTTGAAACCTTTTTCAACCAGTATCCTGGCATAAAAACGGTATTTTTTAATGGGAGTAAAGCAGAGGAATTATTTATAAAATTGGTAATAGGAAAAATGTGTCTTAAAAAAGGGTTATTATTTTATAGGTTACCGTCTACCAGCCCGGCAAATGCAATACGATTCAAAGATAAGTTAGAACAGTGGAAGGTTATTTTATCGTATTTAGATTCATTGATAGTAGCCAGTAAGCATTTATAG
- a CDS encoding helix-turn-helix transcriptional regulator → MAKDIPIGLKIKAIREARGLSQIEVVERLVERDVNMSRETLSKIENGNRTVSAVELNALCKVLNIDINILFEDDEDDDLVTLFRKKNFSEKTIKEVEKLQDMVKVFIYQKKIYAGEFKPQERKPLWEEC, encoded by the coding sequence ATGGCAAAGGATATTCCTATTGGATTAAAAATAAAGGCTATTAGAGAAGCAAGGGGATTAAGTCAGATTGAAGTAGTAGAACGACTTGTTGAAAGAGATGTTAATATGAGCAGAGAAACATTAAGCAAAATAGAAAACGGCAACAGGACTGTATCGGCTGTGGAGTTAAATGCTCTATGCAAAGTTCTGAATATAGATATAAACATCCTTTTTGAAGATGATGAAGATGATGATTTAGTTACATTATTCAGGAAGAAAAACTTTTCAGAGAAAACGATTAAAGAAGTAGAAAAACTTCAGGATATGGTAAAGGTGTTTATTTATCAAAAGAAAATATATGCTGGGGAGTTTAAACCACAAGAGAGAAAGCCACTATGGGAGGAGTGTTAA
- a CDS encoding ImmA/IrrE family metallo-endopeptidase produces MLRLPKNNLNLPEESFRLQIKDLAEETRIKFARKGLSDIFDILSEAAFLIRKPLDTDELSGFSTYFEEQFIVYLNSNFTLGHERYTGAHELYHLIYNADILKKEKIFLDDEKHKAEDMKANVFASEFLMPEDYVKEVFYKIVNVDKGSILPRHIVRMHNYFKVSYKAMLKRLIQLDLCSINKYEELVDICSLENMEQLQSLTKREGYSIELIIPSKETYVPTEYIEFVKSNYERGNISYKNMKNSLEFVGLTPEQFGYEYPLEEDY; encoded by the coding sequence GTGTTAAGATTGCCAAAGAATAATTTGAATCTCCCAGAAGAATCTTTCAGACTGCAAATTAAAGACTTAGCAGAAGAAACGAGAATAAAGTTTGCTAGAAAAGGGCTTTCCGATATATTTGACATTCTATCGGAGGCTGCATTTTTGATAAGAAAGCCATTGGATACAGATGAATTATCAGGGTTTAGCACTTATTTTGAGGAACAGTTTATTGTCTATTTAAATAGTAATTTTACTTTGGGACATGAACGTTATACTGGTGCCCATGAATTATATCATCTTATTTATAATGCTGACATCCTGAAAAAAGAAAAGATTTTTTTAGATGATGAAAAGCATAAAGCAGAAGATATGAAAGCAAATGTATTTGCTTCTGAATTTTTAATGCCTGAAGACTATGTAAAAGAAGTATTTTATAAAATTGTTAATGTTGATAAAGGCAGTATTTTACCAAGGCATATCGTTAGAATGCACAATTATTTTAAAGTAAGTTATAAGGCGATGTTAAAAAGACTTATCCAACTTGATTTATGCTCTATTAACAAATATGAGGAACTTGTAGATATCTGTTCACTGGAAAACATGGAGCAACTCCAATCTTTAACCAAACGGGAAGGTTATAGCATTGAACTGATAATTCCATCAAAAGAAACGTATGTACCTACAGAATATATAGAATTTGTAAAGAGTAATTACGAACGAGGGAATATTTCATATAAGAACATGAAAAATAGTCTTGAATTTGTCGGACTGACTCCAGAGCAATTCGGATATGAGTATCCTCTAGAAGAGGATTATTAG
- a CDS encoding tyrosine-type recombinase/integrase translates to MMEYNKGLTESNFYLDEFATYLMSIDKSDSTIKTYIEHVQAFAKWFEETNGINFDPIVVTEIDIRDMRSYLQGTRHLKETTINLRLASLKSYFEFLEGEKYIKNNPAKAIKKIKIQSPAAPKSLDEQTYRALRRHIYRGGNKAHIAMFEIFTRCGVRNLELINIRIADIDITERKGNLKVIGKQNKVRYIPLHRDVRDAINNWMTIRKNIKTEYDNLFISERKTPYTRSGIWKIFKKYCAQIGITDVTIHSFRHYFCRTLLKNGVDISIVAQLAGHASGYVTAQVYTIPRQEELEAAIETLI, encoded by the coding sequence ATGATGGAATATAATAAGGGATTAACTGAAAGCAATTTTTATCTTGATGAATTTGCTACTTATTTGATGAGCATAGACAAGTCTGATTCCACAATAAAAACTTATATCGAGCATGTGCAGGCATTTGCGAAATGGTTTGAAGAAACCAATGGCATAAATTTTGACCCTATTGTAGTAACTGAAATTGATATCAGAGATATGCGTTCATATCTACAGGGAACAAGGCATTTGAAAGAAACAACCATTAATTTAAGATTGGCCAGTCTGAAGAGTTACTTTGAATTTCTTGAAGGAGAAAAATATATAAAAAATAATCCTGCCAAAGCAATTAAAAAAATAAAGATTCAATCACCTGCTGCACCCAAATCTTTGGATGAACAGACCTACCGTGCCTTACGCCGTCATATATACCGTGGAGGTAACAAGGCTCATATTGCCATGTTTGAGATTTTTACAAGATGCGGGGTTAGAAATCTTGAACTCATAAATATCCGTATCGCTGATATTGATATAACTGAACGAAAAGGAAACTTAAAAGTAATAGGAAAGCAAAATAAAGTACGTTATATACCCTTGCATAGGGATGTTCGGGATGCAATTAACAACTGGATGACAATAAGAAAAAACATTAAAACGGAGTATGATAATCTGTTCATATCCGAACGCAAGACCCCTTACACTAGGTCAGGAATTTGGAAGATTTTCAAAAAATACTGTGCACAAATAGGGATTACGGATGTAACTATTCATTCTTTTAGGCACTATTTTTGCAGAACACTTCTCAAAAATGGGGTTGATATTTCTATAGTTGCTCAACTTGCAGGTCATGCTTCTGGTTATGTTACGGCACAAGTATATACTATTCCAAGGCAAGAAGAATTGGAGGCAGCAATAGAAACATTAATTTAG
- a CDS encoding P-loop NTPase fold protein, which translates to MGDTKTDNNIRVFVDEPIGNIDSDEFGHRHYVDVIKNIIDNCQNEQLNIGLFGKWGVGKTTIINLLKNRIDNSKKYKTVMFECWKYTNEPISLKRKFLLEVAKQTGEPVDELIESLYIKGNRQINNQSILKSESNLKKSIKEMFKGLLCSSIIILIAEVIFYLFLFRWLHIEGQMSIPLFFNAIVVGVIYYVVKILRDYTSNVTITKSNENLESLEQFEKSFKKLINNFVKNNNKIIVFVDDLDRCQSKKVIEVLETIKTFMNIKNCIFIIACDDAILKKALTEEKIDDTDYLDKIFQIKMAIPPFRQEKIRNYTIKLLNSIDIDIPKEELKEIIHVLIYKNVMSPRKVKILLNNFILLYVIFKERLQENYFSTNFTLDLKFLAKITVLQTEFTQLYYDLVNNNRLLEYVERVRRGDNNFEESQVGILSKYYVEKEQGFQVKDDFKEAIEYLYYTSNYFVSREHIKTYIYLSQDTLNTFYSDEYVENLENLIIYKDIKGFIAELNKTKSEDERVEIFNNLLMRIDKYENLDIINILNSLSNLNIVQLVPEKIEYQFASTILNKMQQYKNNIKQFDINGVVYYINITEQYNYYLDIINEYMHSLTLDNLNYTINILNAVCMNHKLSFDISLLDRFLVKLHEKNHKEVIRIISKINNNRKALEKYFAGDIFETIMDFKEQYSDNEKEIIAEYLLNISEKLSNNSHNLLTEKLLNYINDDNEIMSFTCVEILDNIINLNKDISEYAANIIDALSLETSKCKDSDKCNKIFKLIIKVGKEYKIDDDNKAKIINRLCDYYTKENEFFIRNYTNVVNDIAEEYGNMDRIVQSIIQVINSLRTTNNSSKYLVKYLDGIKEYIDSAQKNSILQTILNLLSNQSHQVNESIMKFLYLILRQCSFIIEPDKVSPLSNILITIINSQQRNPNPVNEEIIKLTYTTYNDLLYLFNTNSLINQYFSSILTKIESNLIYDFAVKQFIQNYTILSDNNIRQRILSNIISKNSKEIDNNSQKIIEILIYYGNEIINQLLDTIFKFIDKKFNMSDKINNLCKIISKLDFTYKDVELRILLSMYSVFEKEVQKNVFNNLLFNERSVRENTIKLFMEGKVDNEYLYTLNTVSEKIDSDEERRDYYSLIEDKMKNSSLESEINRLLQLFVGLKDNDKYLAANKLNATINNTFIYLLEGGLAQKKAALDTLTLYYNQKKFPRGMSSKLAKALNNIIKNDEEIRQKAISISINSGLYKMSGANISELKEIVEKYSKTGTEG; encoded by the coding sequence ATGGGAGACACAAAAACAGACAATAATATACGAGTTTTTGTTGATGAGCCAATAGGAAATATAGATAGTGATGAGTTTGGTCATAGACACTATGTGGACGTTATAAAGAATATTATTGATAATTGTCAAAATGAGCAATTAAATATTGGCTTATTTGGGAAGTGGGGAGTAGGGAAAACTACAATTATAAACTTGTTAAAAAATCGAATCGATAATTCAAAGAAATATAAAACAGTTATGTTTGAATGCTGGAAATATACAAATGAACCTATATCTTTAAAAAGAAAGTTTCTTTTAGAAGTAGCAAAACAAACTGGTGAGCCCGTCGATGAATTGATAGAATCACTTTATATAAAAGGAAATCGACAGATAAATAATCAGTCAATTCTAAAAAGTGAAAGCAATCTTAAAAAAAGCATTAAGGAAATGTTTAAAGGATTGCTATGTTCATCTATTATAATATTAATTGCCGAAGTGATTTTTTATTTGTTTTTATTTAGATGGCTTCATATAGAAGGACAAATGTCAATACCTTTATTTTTCAATGCTATTGTTGTTGGGGTTATTTATTATGTGGTTAAAATATTAAGAGACTATACTTCTAATGTAACAATAACAAAGTCAAATGAAAACTTAGAGAGTTTAGAGCAATTTGAAAAGTCATTTAAAAAACTTATAAATAATTTTGTCAAAAATAATAATAAAATTATTGTCTTTGTTGATGATTTGGATAGATGTCAGAGCAAAAAGGTCATTGAAGTATTAGAGACAATAAAAACGTTCATGAATATAAAAAATTGTATTTTTATTATTGCCTGTGATGACGCAATTTTGAAAAAAGCCTTAACTGAAGAAAAAATAGATGATACAGATTATTTAGATAAAATCTTTCAAATTAAAATGGCTATACCCCCATTTAGGCAAGAAAAAATTAGAAACTACACAATTAAGTTACTAAATAGTATAGACATAGATATTCCTAAAGAAGAATTAAAAGAGATTATTCATGTTCTAATTTATAAAAATGTTATGAGCCCAAGGAAAGTAAAAATACTTTTAAATAATTTTATTTTGTTATATGTAATTTTTAAAGAAAGGCTACAAGAAAATTATTTTAGTACAAACTTTACATTAGACTTAAAATTTCTGGCTAAAATAACGGTATTGCAGACGGAATTTACACAACTATATTATGACTTAGTAAATAATAATAGACTATTGGAGTACGTTGAGAGAGTAAGAAGAGGAGATAATAACTTTGAAGAATCACAAGTTGGTATTCTAAGTAAATATTATGTTGAAAAAGAGCAAGGGTTTCAAGTTAAGGATGATTTTAAAGAAGCAATAGAGTATTTGTATTATACAAGCAATTATTTTGTTTCACGTGAGCATATTAAAACTTATATTTATTTATCCCAAGACACATTAAATACTTTCTATTCGGATGAGTATGTAGAAAATTTGGAAAATTTAATAATTTACAAAGATATTAAAGGGTTTATTGCTGAATTAAATAAAACTAAATCTGAAGATGAAAGAGTTGAAATATTTAATAACCTACTGATGAGAATAGATAAATATGAAAATCTAGACATTATAAATATTCTTAATAGTTTATCAAATTTAAATATTGTACAATTAGTTCCAGAAAAAATTGAATATCAATTTGCAAGTACTATATTAAATAAGATGCAACAATATAAAAATAATATAAAACAATTTGATATAAATGGTGTTGTGTATTATATTAATATAACTGAACAATATAATTACTATTTAGATATTATTAATGAGTATATGCATAGCCTGACATTAGATAATTTAAATTATACAATTAATATATTAAATGCTGTTTGTATGAATCATAAGTTGTCATTTGATATTAGTCTACTAGATAGATTTTTAGTTAAACTACATGAAAAAAACCATAAAGAAGTAATAAGGATAATAAGTAAAATTAATAATAACCGGAAAGCATTAGAAAAATATTTTGCAGGAGATATTTTTGAAACAATAATGGATTTTAAAGAGCAATACTCAGACAATGAGAAAGAGATAATAGCAGAATATTTACTTAATATTAGCGAAAAATTGAGTAATAATAGTCACAACTTATTAACTGAAAAACTATTAAATTATATTAATGATGATAATGAAATAATGTCATTTACTTGCGTTGAAATTTTAGATAATATTATAAATTTAAATAAAGATATTAGTGAATATGCTGCAAATATAATTGATGCTTTATCATTGGAAACAAGTAAGTGTAAAGATAGTGACAAATGTAATAAAATATTTAAGTTGATAATAAAAGTTGGGAAAGAATATAAAATTGATGATGATAATAAAGCAAAAATAATTAACAGGTTATGTGATTATTATACTAAAGAAAATGAATTCTTCATAAGAAATTATACAAATGTTGTTAATGATATTGCTGAAGAATATGGCAATATGGATAGAATAGTTCAAAGCATAATACAAGTTATAAATTCCTTAAGAACAACAAATAATAGTAGCAAATATTTAGTTAAATACCTAGATGGTATAAAAGAATACATTGATTCTGCACAAAAAAATTCTATTTTACAAACTATATTAAACTTACTTAGTAACCAAAGTCATCAAGTGAATGAGAGTATAATGAAGTTTTTATATTTGATACTAAGGCAATGTTCATTTATTATAGAACCTGATAAAGTAAGTCCATTGTCAAATATTTTGATTACGATAATAAATTCTCAACAAAGGAATCCTAACCCTGTTAATGAAGAAATCATTAAATTGACATATACTACATATAATGACTTGTTATACTTATTTAATACTAATAGTTTAATAAACCAATACTTTTCTAGTATATTAACTAAAATAGAAAGCAATCTAATATATGATTTTGCTGTAAAACAGTTTATCCAAAACTATACTATACTATCTGATAATAATATTAGGCAAAGAATTTTGTCCAATATAATTTCAAAAAATTCTAAGGAAATAGATAATAACTCACAAAAGATTATTGAAATTTTAATTTATTACGGTAACGAAATTATAAACCAACTTCTAGATACAATATTTAAATTTATCGATAAAAAGTTTAACATGTCTGATAAAATAAACAACTTATGTAAAATAATTTCTAAATTAGATTTTACTTATAAAGATGTAGAATTAAGAATACTTTTATCTATGTATTCAGTATTTGAAAAGGAAGTACAGAAAAATGTGTTCAATAATTTGCTGTTTAACGAAAGAAGTGTAAGGGAAAACACTATTAAACTCTTTATGGAGGGTAAAGTTGATAATGAATATCTATACACATTGAATACAGTATCAGAGAAGATAGATAGTGATGAAGAAAGAAGAGATTACTATTCTCTAATAGAGGATAAAATGAAAAACAGTTCATTAGAGAGTGAAATTAACAGGCTACTTCAATTATTTGTTGGTTTAAAAGATAATGATAAGTATTTAGCAGCAAATAAACTGAATGCGACTATTAATAATACTTTTATTTACTTACTTGAAGGTGGATTGGCACAAAAGAAAGCAGCACTTGACACTTTAACTTTATATTATAATCAAAAAAAGTTTCCAAGAGGAATGAGTTCTAAGTTAGCAAAGGCATTAAATAATATTATTAAAAATGATGAAGAAATAAGGCAGAAAGCGATTAGTATATCTATTAATTCTGGTCTATATAAGATGAGTGGTGCAAATATAAGTGAGTTAAAAGAAATTGTTGAGAAATATTCGAAGACAGGAACTGAAGGTTAA